One stretch of Meriones unguiculatus strain TT.TT164.6M chromosome 7, Bangor_MerUng_6.1, whole genome shotgun sequence DNA includes these proteins:
- the Atxn3 gene encoding ataxin-3 isoform X7, with protein MESIFHEKQEGSLCAQHCLNNLLQGEYFSPVELSSIAHQLDEEERMRMAEGGVTSEDYRTFLQQPSGNMDDSGFFSIQVISNALKVWGLELILFNSPEYQRLRIDPINERSFICNYKEHWFTVRKLGKQWFNLNSLLTGPELISDTYLALFLAQLQQEGLTGGGACSYSC; from the exons ATGGAGTCCATCTTCCACGAGAAA cAAGAAGGCTCACTTTGTGCTCAGCACTGCCTGAATAATTTATTGCAAGGAGAATATTTTAGCCCTGTGGAGTTATCCTCAATTGCACACCAGCTAGATGAAGAAGAAAGGATGAGGATGGCAGAAGGAGGAGTTACCAGTGAAGACTATCGCACATTTTTACAG CAGCCTTCTGGAAATATGGATGACAGTGGCTTTTTCTCTATTCAA GTTATAAGCAATGCTTTGAAAGTTTGGGGCTTAGAACTTATCCTGTTCAACAGTCCAGAATACCAGAGGCTCAGAATTGATCCCAT AAATGAAAGGTCCTTTATATGCAATTATAAGGAACACTGGTTTACAGTTAGAAAGTTAGGTAAACAG tggttTAACTTGAATTCTTTGTTGACGGGTCCAGAATTAATATCAGATACATACCTCGCACTATTCTTGGCTCAGTTACAGCAAGAAG GGCTGACAGGAGGAGGTGCGTGCTCCTATTCCTGTTGA
- the Atxn3 gene encoding ataxin-3 isoform X8, protein MESIFHEKQEGSLCAQHCLNNLLQGEYFSPVELSSIAHQLDEEERMRMAEGGVTSEDYRTFLQQPSGNMDDSGFFSIQVISNALKVWGLELILFNSPEYQRLRIDPINERSFICNYKEHWFTVRKLGKQWFNLNSLLTGPELISDTYLALFLAQLQQEVLSKQIWNES, encoded by the exons ATGGAGTCCATCTTCCACGAGAAA cAAGAAGGCTCACTTTGTGCTCAGCACTGCCTGAATAATTTATTGCAAGGAGAATATTTTAGCCCTGTGGAGTTATCCTCAATTGCACACCAGCTAGATGAAGAAGAAAGGATGAGGATGGCAGAAGGAGGAGTTACCAGTGAAGACTATCGCACATTTTTACAG CAGCCTTCTGGAAATATGGATGACAGTGGCTTTTTCTCTATTCAA GTTATAAGCAATGCTTTGAAAGTTTGGGGCTTAGAACTTATCCTGTTCAACAGTCCAGAATACCAGAGGCTCAGAATTGATCCCAT AAATGAAAGGTCCTTTATATGCAATTATAAGGAACACTGGTTTACAGTTAGAAAGTTAGGTAAACAG tggttTAACTTGAATTCTTTGTTGACGGGTCCAGAATTAATATCAGATACATACCTCGCACTATTCTTGGCTCAGTTACAGCAAGAAG